A single Cryomorphaceae bacterium DNA region contains:
- the trpS gene encoding tryptophan--tRNA ligase produces the protein MARILTGVQATGIPHLGNILGAIEPAVELSKQDGNDTFLFIANMHSLTAIRDAALVRENTYSVAAAYLAFGYDTDRNTFYRQSDVPEVTELMWYLNCWTPFPMLQNAHSFKDKSSRLNEVNAGLFTYPVLMAADILLYDAHFVPVGKDQQQHLEMTRDMAGSFNHQYGEIFVLPEAKISEEVKVVPGTDGQKMSKSYNNFINLFQPDKKLRKQVMGIVTDSTPLEEPKDPDTCNVVALYRLVASAEQVAEMEANYRAGGYGYGHAKQALYEALIARFEEPRRIYDELMANKPELDRQLAIGADKARSVASATLSRVRSAVGMD, from the coding sequence ATGGCGAGAATATTAACAGGAGTTCAAGCGACCGGAATCCCACACTTGGGAAACATTCTCGGAGCAATTGAGCCGGCCGTTGAGTTGTCCAAACAAGACGGGAACGACACCTTTCTTTTCATCGCGAACATGCATTCACTGACCGCCATCAGAGATGCCGCATTGGTTCGCGAAAATACCTACAGCGTAGCTGCGGCGTACCTCGCTTTTGGATACGATACAGACCGCAATACCTTTTACCGTCAAAGCGATGTCCCTGAGGTCACCGAATTGATGTGGTATTTGAACTGCTGGACTCCCTTCCCCATGCTTCAAAACGCTCATTCCTTTAAGGATAAATCGAGCCGTTTGAACGAAGTCAACGCTGGATTATTCACCTACCCAGTACTCATGGCGGCCGACATTCTCTTGTATGACGCCCACTTTGTACCTGTCGGAAAGGATCAGCAACAGCACTTGGAAATGACACGTGATATGGCGGGTTCTTTCAATCATCAGTACGGCGAAATCTTTGTGCTTCCTGAGGCGAAGATTAGTGAAGAAGTAAAGGTGGTTCCTGGAACGGATGGTCAAAAAATGAGCAAGAGTTACAACAACTTCATCAACCTGTTCCAGCCGGACAAAAAGTTGCGTAAACAGGTCATGGGGATTGTAACGGACAGTACTCCACTTGAAGAGCCTAAAGATCCGGATACCTGCAATGTGGTAGCCCTTTATCGACTCGTTGCATCGGCAGAACAAGTAGCCGAAATGGAAGCCAATTATCGTGCTGGAGGTTATGGATACGGACACGCCAAGCAAGCCTTATACGAGGCATTGATAGCACGTTTTGAAGAGCCGAGAAGAATCTACGACGAGCTCATGGCCAACAAACCAGAACTGGACCGTCAGTTGGCTATTGGAGCAGACAAGGCAAGATCAGTAGCTAGCGCTACACTTTCCCGCGTTCGCTCGGCCGTTGGCATGGATTAA
- a CDS encoding 1-acyl-sn-glycerol-3-phosphate acyltransferase yields the protein MNLLRILWRIWYYMVIAVAIVLLFPFILVTALVPQWHKTFFWFARLWGKTVVKAMGFRLQVDQKAEVNWNKPFVVIANHTSEIDIMATLALAEGNWLFIGKAELARIPVFGFFYKRTNILVDRASLRSRREVYTRAQEKIEQDYGVCIYPEGGIPDTKWRLAPFKMGAFRLAVETGVPIIPITFVNNKERFPEHWSGGGPGKLHCIIHKPIITTQMNENDVHVLRRKAYRIINETLKGHHVEGKEQYQ from the coding sequence GTGAACCTATTGCGCATCCTTTGGAGAATTTGGTACTACATGGTCATCGCCGTGGCTATTGTACTGCTCTTCCCATTCATCTTGGTGACGGCCCTAGTGCCCCAATGGCACAAGACCTTTTTCTGGTTTGCCCGGCTTTGGGGGAAGACCGTCGTGAAGGCCATGGGCTTTAGACTACAGGTGGATCAAAAGGCTGAAGTGAACTGGAACAAGCCTTTCGTTGTCATCGCCAACCACACCTCAGAAATTGACATCATGGCCACCCTAGCCCTCGCGGAAGGAAACTGGTTGTTCATAGGGAAAGCGGAATTGGCTCGAATCCCAGTATTCGGGTTCTTCTACAAACGCACCAACATTTTGGTGGACCGCGCCAGTTTGCGATCTCGTCGTGAAGTGTACACCAGGGCACAGGAAAAGATTGAACAGGATTACGGCGTGTGTATCTACCCTGAAGGTGGAATACCGGACACCAAATGGCGTTTGGCCCCATTCAAAATGGGCGCCTTTCGACTCGCCGTGGAAACAGGCGTTCCAATCATTCCTATTACCTTTGTAAACAACAAAGAGCGCTTTCCAGAACATTGGAGTGGAGGCGGACCGGGTAAATTGCACTGCATCATCCACAAGCCCATCATCACGACCCAAATGAACGAGAACGATGTTCACGTTTTGCGCAGGAAAGCTTATCGCATCATCAACGAAACTCTGAAAGGACATCATGTCGAAGGAAAAGAACAGTATCAGTAA
- the gatC gene encoding Asp-tRNA(Asn)/Glu-tRNA(Gln) amidotransferase subunit GatC, whose translation MSKEKNSISKEEILHLAHLARLDLDEQAVDAMMQDMDKILAFVDQLNELDVEGVEPLKYMNEDTNILRADDAKLEISQEEALKNAPQKDTDYIKVPKVLKRK comes from the coding sequence ATGTCGAAGGAAAAGAACAGTATCAGTAAAGAGGAAATTCTTCACCTAGCTCACTTGGCCCGTTTAGACTTAGATGAGCAAGCGGTTGATGCCATGATGCAGGACATGGATAAGATTCTAGCCTTTGTCGATCAACTCAACGAGTTGGATGTGGAAGGCGTTGAGCCTTTGAAGTACATGAACGAGGACACCAATATCCTGCGTGCGGACGATGCCAAATTGGAGATTTCACAGGAAGAAGCCTTGAAGAACGCTCCTCAGAAAGACACGGACTACATCAAAGTGCCCAAGGTCTTGAAGAGAAAATAG
- the metG gene encoding methionine--tRNA ligase, whose translation MSKRYTITSALPYANGPVHIGHLAGVYVPADIYTRYLRMKGADVLHICGSDEHGVAITLRAKKDGVTPQQVVDQYHNMIKSSFAEFGIAFDHYSRTSSKGHAQTAQSFFKEMDESGEFVVQESEQYFDEQEQQFLADRYIMGTCPNCGFEEAYGDQCENCGTSLSPEELKNPKSRLSGNAPIKKTTKHWYLPLDKYQETFLNDWIGTKKGIWRANVYGQCKSWLDQGLAPRAITRDLDWGIPVPAEGGEGKVLYVWFDAPIGYISATKEYFEEKGDSDAWKAYWQDKETELVHFIGKDNIVFHCIIFPAILKAHGGYVLPTQVPSNEFLNLEGNKISTSRNWAVWLHEYLEDFPGKQDVLRYVLTANAPEAKDNDFTWKDFQTRNNSELVAIFGNFVNRVVVLTNKYYDGALPPCSLDDLSEEDHELVKYLMDRPEAIANSLDKYRFREALQEMMNLARAGNKYLADQEPWKLVKTDEKRTEVVMHVALQVAAALAVVAEPFLPHTAAKLRDMLHMGDVQWGDVKAAPMLPQGHTIGKAELLFEKIEDSAIEAQIEKLQATKAANDAEKSNIMPQKDNVTFDDFTKLDLRVAKVLEAERVPKTDKLLKLQVDTGVDKRTVVSGIAEFFAPEDLVGKQVVMVLNLAPRKIRGVESQGMILMAENPEGQLVAVSPQNEMEPGSIVS comes from the coding sequence ATGAGCAAACGCTACACCATTACCTCTGCCCTGCCTTACGCCAACGGCCCAGTACATATAGGCCACTTGGCTGGCGTCTACGTCCCTGCCGACATCTATACGCGTTACTTACGGATGAAGGGAGCCGATGTCTTGCACATCTGCGGGTCGGACGAACACGGTGTCGCCATTACTTTGCGAGCGAAAAAAGACGGAGTCACTCCGCAGCAAGTTGTGGACCAATACCACAACATGATCAAGAGTTCCTTTGCCGAATTCGGGATCGCCTTTGATCACTACTCACGGACTTCATCTAAGGGCCACGCCCAAACCGCACAGTCTTTTTTCAAAGAAATGGACGAGTCTGGCGAGTTCGTCGTTCAAGAATCCGAGCAGTATTTCGATGAGCAAGAACAGCAGTTCTTGGCTGATCGATACATCATGGGGACATGCCCCAACTGCGGGTTCGAGGAAGCCTACGGAGACCAATGTGAGAACTGCGGGACTAGCTTGAGTCCGGAGGAATTGAAAAACCCAAAGTCTCGACTTTCCGGGAATGCACCCATTAAGAAGACGACCAAGCACTGGTATCTTCCCTTAGACAAGTACCAAGAGACCTTCCTCAACGATTGGATCGGCACCAAGAAAGGGATCTGGCGAGCGAATGTATATGGACAATGCAAGAGTTGGCTCGATCAAGGTTTAGCTCCAAGAGCCATTACCCGAGACCTCGACTGGGGCATCCCGGTTCCCGCCGAAGGTGGAGAAGGGAAAGTCCTCTACGTTTGGTTCGACGCTCCCATTGGATACATTTCTGCCACGAAGGAGTATTTTGAAGAAAAAGGTGATAGCGATGCTTGGAAAGCCTATTGGCAAGACAAAGAGACCGAGTTGGTCCACTTTATCGGGAAAGACAACATTGTTTTTCACTGCATCATTTTCCCGGCCATCCTGAAGGCTCATGGTGGATATGTACTACCCACCCAAGTACCCTCCAATGAGTTTTTGAACCTTGAAGGCAACAAGATTTCCACGTCTCGAAACTGGGCTGTTTGGCTACACGAGTACCTGGAGGACTTCCCGGGTAAGCAAGATGTACTCAGGTACGTGCTAACCGCTAATGCGCCGGAAGCCAAAGACAACGACTTTACTTGGAAGGACTTCCAGACCCGAAACAACAGCGAACTCGTGGCCATCTTCGGGAATTTTGTCAATCGCGTGGTGGTCTTGACCAACAAATACTACGACGGTGCCTTGCCGCCCTGTTCACTGGACGATTTAAGCGAAGAGGATCACGAGCTGGTCAAATACCTCATGGACCGGCCAGAAGCGATTGCCAACTCCTTGGACAAGTACCGCTTCAGAGAAGCCCTCCAAGAGATGATGAATTTGGCTCGTGCCGGAAACAAATACCTCGCGGATCAAGAGCCTTGGAAGCTGGTCAAGACGGACGAGAAACGGACGGAAGTGGTGATGCACGTTGCACTGCAAGTGGCTGCAGCTCTGGCCGTCGTGGCCGAACCCTTCTTGCCACATACGGCCGCAAAACTGCGCGACATGCTTCACATGGGAGATGTACAATGGGGCGATGTGAAAGCGGCGCCCATGCTCCCACAAGGCCATACCATTGGAAAAGCGGAACTGCTCTTCGAGAAAATTGAAGACTCCGCCATCGAAGCACAGATAGAGAAGCTGCAGGCGACTAAAGCCGCCAATGACGCGGAAAAATCTAATATTATGCCCCAGAAAGACAATGTCACCTTTGACGATTTCACAAAACTGGACCTCCGAGTAGCCAAAGTCCTAGAGGCTGAACGCGTTCCGAAGACCGATAAGTTGCTGAAGCTCCAAGTGGATACCGGAGTGGACAAAAGAACGGTTGTGTCGGGAATTGCGGAATTCTTTGCTCCCGAAGACCTTGTTGGCAAGCAAGTCGTGATGGTGCTCAACCTAGCACCACGAAAAATACGCGGAGTCGAATCTCAAGGCATGATCTTGATGGCCGAAAATCCTGAGGGTCAGTTGGTGGCCGTCAGTCCTCAAAACGAAATGGAACCTGGAAGTATCGTAAGTTAA